The genomic stretch TTCGCGCCCGGGGTGGTATTTCAGCTGCGGAACGACCCGCAGTCGGTTCGACGCGTAGCGGTGCAGGACCTTCTCGTTCCGCTCGTCCTCCGGCGCCGCCTCGGACAGGTCCAGGTGACCACCGCCCGCGATCGAGAAGCCCCGGCGCAGGGTCTGGATCATCCCCTGCTTCTCCAGGGCTGTATCTAGCCGGTCCATGATCACCTCGAGGGTCTTGTCACCGTTCGTCGCCTGGATCCGGTCCCATTTCTGGGGCTGAGTGGCCCGGAGCCAAGCCTCCAGGTCCTCCGGGTACATGGCACGCTCCGCGTCATAGGCGTCGGTCGTGCTAACCAGCCAACCAGCGGCGGCGAGCTTCTGGACGATATAGGCCTCGAGATGTTTCTCGTGATGCAGGTCGCTCATTCCGTCACCTCCGACCCGCAAGCCTGTGCCTGCTGCCACTCGTGATAATTCAGCTTTGATCCCCGGACTTTCCATTCCAGTCGCCCGTTGCTGTTCCGGTCCAGCACCACTGCCGCCGCGGCCGAAGGGCTGCCGAACGGCCACGGCTTAGCGAAGCGCATCCTGTCCTCCGCGTGGGGGATCAGCACACCCTCGACGATCATTTTTTCCTTTAGCCCGCCATAGCTCTGCTGGACATACCCGGTTCCGATCAGGGCCTCGGAGCCTTCTAAAACAACGAATTCCCCGTCTTCCTCGACCGCAGTCGCTTGGACGCCACTCTTGTGGCGGATCTCGAAATGGACCTCTTCGGCGGTCTTATCATTAGCGAGTTTCGCGACCTGAGTCACCGCGCGAGGCTGAGGTTTCAGCATGTCGAGCCCGATGACCGGCAGGATAATTCCCAGGTTCGCGAGGAACTGTTCCAT from Yoonia vestfoldensis encodes the following:
- a CDS encoding GIY-YIG nuclease family protein produces the protein MTTSETFGRTIQLFLVDGKPTGLRKATIHGWTGLLFVSGASAFGELTARSEVDRTGVYILSGPDPDKPGVTRVYIGSGNSVSERIEQSAKKRDFWETAITVTTSDDDLSKGHAEYLEARLIRVTTQAGRVTLDNGTQPDTDRRRLPEADVANMEQFLANLGIILPVIGLDMLKPQPRAVTQVAKLANDKTAEEVHFEIRHKSGVQATAVEEDGEFVVLEGSEALIGTGYVQQSYGGLKEKMIVEGVLIPHAEDRMRFAKPWPFGSPSAAAAVVLDRNSNGRLEWKVRGSKLNYHEWQQAQACGSEVTE